In the Muricauda sp. MAR_2010_75 genome, one interval contains:
- a CDS encoding cupin domain-containing protein, whose translation MKICPKEALGKLSEVDSPFLTLFEHGSLAVEIYRPEKVDLQQPHTRDEIYVVVSGSGEFLNGGKRTTFSQGDFLFVPAGVEHRFENFTEDFATWVFFYGPEGGENNP comes from the coding sequence ATGAAAATATGTCCAAAAGAAGCACTGGGGAAACTCTCGGAAGTGGATTCCCCATTTTTGACCCTTTTTGAACATGGCTCTTTGGCGGTTGAAATCTATCGACCCGAAAAAGTTGACCTTCAGCAACCCCATACAAGAGATGAGATTTATGTGGTGGTCTCGGGAAGTGGCGAATTTTTGAACGGTGGCAAGCGCACCACTTTTTCCCAAGGGGATTTTCTGTTTGTTCCTGCAGGAGTGGAGCATCGGTTTGAAAACTTTACCGAGGATTTTGCCACTTGGGTATTTTTCTACGGGCCGGAAGGAGGTGAAAACAATCCATGA
- a CDS encoding GNAT family N-acetyltransferase: MSQEIILEEVQRSTLDTYVSIGQKSYREHYLHLWENEDPTPYISNGLSASVVERELSEPNSLNYLVKMGNAIVGIVKLVKDCGVDELSPEESLKAEKIYLLKAYAGQGLGKKVLEWIENYARSLKKKVLWLDTMQKGNPIQFYQKNGFVIKRESELVLPGAKSSEKAMWILTKQL, translated from the coding sequence ATGAGCCAAGAGATCATTCTGGAAGAAGTGCAACGCTCAACTTTGGACACTTATGTTTCCATAGGACAAAAATCGTATCGGGAGCACTACCTGCATCTTTGGGAAAATGAGGACCCTACGCCCTATATTTCCAATGGGCTCTCTGCATCCGTCGTGGAACGGGAGCTATCGGAACCCAATAGCCTAAATTATTTGGTAAAAATGGGAAATGCCATTGTGGGCATTGTTAAACTGGTGAAGGATTGTGGCGTGGACGAACTTTCTCCGGAGGAATCCCTAAAGGCTGAGAAAATTTATCTTTTAAAAGCCTACGCTGGGCAAGGTCTGGGCAAAAAGGTACTCGAATGGATTGAAAATTATGCCAGAAGCCTAAAAAAGAAAGTGCTTTGGTTGGATACCATGCAAAAAGGAAATCCCATTCAGTTTTACCAAAAAAATGGATTTGTGATCAAACGGGAGAGCGAACTTGTCCTGCCCGGTGCAAAATCATCAGAAAAGGCCATGTGGATTTTGACCAAACAGCTTTAG
- a CDS encoding YfiT family bacillithiol transferase, producing MEKETLDQLKYPIGHYQIPETITEKQLEEWISVLEELPHRLETMVSPLSAKQLETPYRPGGWTVRQLVHHISDSHHHSYIRFKWGLTEDNPLIKPYDEKAWSELFDAKTAPIQISLDHLKVVHTKLVYLLRGLTKAQLQRRFTHPEGNIETTLEENIGRYAWHGSHHYAHIKNLIRREGW from the coding sequence ATGGAAAAGGAAACTCTAGATCAACTTAAATACCCCATTGGCCATTACCAAATACCGGAGACCATTACAGAGAAACAGTTGGAGGAATGGATCTCTGTTTTGGAAGAATTACCCCATCGGTTGGAGACCATGGTAAGTCCACTTTCAGCAAAACAATTGGAAACCCCATACCGACCTGGCGGGTGGACGGTACGGCAATTGGTGCATCATATTTCAGATAGCCATCACCACAGCTATATCCGTTTTAAATGGGGTTTAACGGAGGATAATCCTCTAATAAAGCCATATGACGAAAAGGCATGGTCCGAACTTTTTGACGCCAAAACAGCACCCATTCAAATATCCCTAGATCATCTAAAAGTGGTGCATACCAAGTTGGTGTATCTGTTACGTGGATTAACAAAGGCACAATTACAGCGTAGGTTCACCCATCCCGAAGGAAATATTGAAACCACATTGGAGGAAAATATAGGGCGCTATGCTTGGCACGGAAGCCATCACTATGCCCATATCAAAAATCTTATACGGCGCGAAGGTTGGTGA
- a CDS encoding peroxiredoxin produces MATLRLGDTAPDFTAVTSEGTLNFYDYLGDGWGILFSHPADFTPVCTTELGTAAKFKDEFAKRNVKMMALSVDGAESHKEWIKDINETQGTNVNFPIIADEDRKVSDLYDMIHPNADDTLTVRSVFIIGPDKKVKLILTYPASTGRNFYELLRVVDSLQLTANHKVATPANWKNGEKVVVSPAIPTEEAKKIFTKGVEEVKPYLRLTPDPTA; encoded by the coding sequence ATGGCTACACTTAGATTAGGCGATACCGCTCCAGATTTTACAGCGGTCACCTCAGAAGGAACACTGAATTTTTATGACTATTTGGGTGATGGATGGGGCATTCTTTTCTCACACCCTGCCGACTTTACACCCGTTTGTACCACCGAATTGGGCACTGCAGCCAAATTCAAGGACGAGTTTGCCAAGCGCAATGTTAAAATGATGGCATTGAGTGTTGACGGTGCCGAATCGCACAAGGAATGGATCAAAGACATCAACGAGACGCAAGGGACCAACGTTAACTTCCCCATTATTGCGGATGAAGACAGAAAGGTTTCCGATTTGTATGATATGATCCACCCCAATGCGGATGATACCCTTACTGTTCGTTCGGTGTTTATCATTGGTCCAGACAAAAAGGTTAAGCTGATTTTGACCTATCCTGCTTCCACGGGGCGTAATTTTTATGAACTTTTGCGTGTTGTGGACTCCCTACAATTAACGGCCAACCACAAAGTGGCCACACCTGCCAATTGGAAAAATGGGGAAAAAGTTGTGGTAAGTCCAGCCATTCCTACGGAAGAGGCCAAGAAAATCTTTACCAAGGGTGTTGAAGAGGTAAAACCGTATTTGCGTTTGACCCCAGACCCAACGGCTTAA
- a CDS encoding cold-shock protein, protein MSKGTVKFFNDSKGYGFITEEGSQTDHFVHVSGLIDEIREGDAVEFELQQGKKGLNAVNVQVID, encoded by the coding sequence ATGAGTAAAGGAACAGTAAAATTCTTCAACGATTCTAAAGGCTACGGCTTTATCACAGAAGAAGGTTCACAAACAGATCACTTTGTACACGTTTCAGGTTTAATCGATGAAATTAGGGAAGGTGATGCCGTAGAATTTGAACTACAGCAAGGTAAAAAAGGATTGAACGCCGTAAACGTACAAGTTATAGATTAA
- a CDS encoding peptidylprolyl isomerase, which translates to MQDGIYAKFNTTKGEILVKLTHDKTPGTVGNFVALAEGNMENSVKPQGKPYYDGLKFHRVIADFMIQGGCPQGTGTGDPGYKFDDEFHPDLTHAGPGVLSMANAGPGTNGSQFFITHVATPWLDNKHTVFGHVEHGQEVVDAIAQGDAIESLEIVRVGDEAENWNAIEAFRTFEGARERRIAEAQAQAEAEMEELAAGFEKTTSGLRYKIIQKGSGAKAEKGKTVSVHYEGSLSNGQVFDSSYKRNQPIDFTIGVGQVIPGWDEGIGMLQVGDKARLVIPSHLAYGSAGAGGVIPPNATLIFDVELMDVK; encoded by the coding sequence ATGCAAGACGGAATCTACGCTAAATTCAATACCACCAAAGGTGAGATATTGGTAAAACTTACCCACGATAAAACACCGGGAACGGTCGGGAACTTTGTGGCCCTGGCCGAAGGCAATATGGAAAACTCCGTAAAACCACAGGGCAAGCCCTATTATGATGGGCTTAAATTTCATAGGGTCATTGCCGATTTTATGATTCAGGGAGGATGCCCCCAAGGAACCGGAACCGGAGACCCCGGCTATAAGTTTGATGATGAATTTCATCCAGACCTTACCCACGCGGGTCCTGGAGTACTTTCCATGGCCAATGCAGGACCTGGCACCAATGGAAGTCAATTTTTTATAACCCATGTGGCCACGCCTTGGTTGGACAATAAGCATACGGTTTTTGGGCACGTGGAACACGGGCAGGAAGTGGTGGATGCCATTGCCCAGGGTGATGCCATTGAAAGTTTGGAAATTGTACGCGTTGGCGATGAAGCAGAAAATTGGAATGCCATTGAAGCTTTCCGAACCTTTGAGGGTGCCCGTGAAAGACGAATCGCTGAGGCCCAGGCCCAGGCAGAGGCTGAAATGGAGGAACTTGCTGCGGGTTTTGAAAAGACCACTAGTGGGCTTCGCTACAAAATCATTCAAAAAGGAAGCGGTGCCAAGGCCGAAAAAGGAAAAACGGTTTCGGTGCATTACGAGGGAAGCTTGTCCAACGGACAGGTTTTCGACTCTTCCTATAAAAGAAACCAGCCCATTGACTTTACCATTGGTGTGGGGCAAGTGATTCCTGGATGGGATGAAGGGATTGGAATGCTACAAGTAGGGGACAAGGCCCGATTGGTGATTCCATCGCACTTGGCCTATGGCAGTGCTGGAGCCGGAGGGGTTATTCCACCAAATGCCACCTTAATTTTTGATGTGGAACTGATGGATGTGAAATAG
- a CDS encoding tyrosine-type recombinase/integrase, protein MEPLNQFKAIMELKRYSSNTIAKYIGLLRAFFKSSHLSGQRLESASNKEMITTMISHINNRNYGYTSQKQFISALRLFYKEVFRKEMDFQSIYPTQKPHALPNILSKPEVRALLQSISNLKHRAMLTTIYGLGLRSGELIRLKIADMDSERMLVSIKASKGKKDRVVMLSPKLVQLLRDYFRKYHPKEYLFEGRDGKPYSSASLNKVFVTAKCKAGIKKQATLHTLRHSFATHLLENGTDIRVIQKLLGHNNISTTLLYTKVSSNVIGKVRSPLDDL, encoded by the coding sequence ATGGAACCGCTGAACCAATTCAAGGCCATAATGGAACTTAAAAGATATAGTTCCAATACCATAGCCAAGTATATAGGCCTACTAAGGGCATTTTTCAAATCCAGCCATTTAAGCGGCCAAAGATTGGAAAGTGCATCCAACAAAGAAATGATTACCACAATGATCTCCCATATAAACAATCGCAACTATGGGTATACCTCACAAAAACAATTTATTTCCGCCTTACGATTGTTCTACAAGGAAGTCTTTAGAAAAGAGATGGATTTTCAATCCATTTACCCCACCCAAAAACCACATGCCCTACCCAATATACTGTCAAAACCCGAAGTTAGGGCATTACTGCAAAGCATATCCAACCTAAAACACCGAGCCATGCTCACCACCATTTATGGACTGGGACTGCGGTCTGGCGAACTCATAAGGCTAAAAATAGCGGATATGGACAGTGAAAGAATGCTCGTCTCCATAAAGGCGTCCAAAGGAAAGAAAGATCGTGTGGTTATGTTGTCTCCAAAATTGGTACAATTGCTCAGGGACTATTTTAGAAAATACCATCCTAAGGAATATTTGTTCGAAGGGCGAGACGGTAAACCCTATTCCAGTGCAAGTTTAAACAAGGTATTTGTTACCGCAAAATGCAAGGCCGGCATTAAAAAACAGGCAACCCTTCATACCTTAAGACATAGTTTTGCTACGCATCTGTTGGAGAACGGAACGGATATTCGGGTTATTCAAAAGCTATTGGGGCATAACAATATAAGTACCACCCTGCTCTACACCAAGGTCTCTTCCAATGTGATCGGAAAGGTAAGGAGTCCTCTTGATGATTTATAG
- a CDS encoding carboxypeptidase-like regulatory domain-containing protein, whose amino-acid sequence MQKTTLILLILTFNLTFSQSAESEFEFRKLTGNLVEENGQPFPGQIVMIKGTEIGTTTDFDGNFCLTIPQDKTVFIELPFCFDQIFREIKPTDNTIELKIGKGKRKSKKATRSWIKVKTELNTELNKIYNSTEYKTAEKNICR is encoded by the coding sequence ATGCAAAAAACGACACTCATATTACTAATTCTGACTTTTAATCTGACTTTTTCACAAAGTGCGGAATCGGAATTTGAATTTCGCAAACTGACTGGAAATTTAGTAGAAGAAAACGGACAACCATTTCCTGGACAAATCGTAATGATTAAAGGAACTGAAATAGGAACAACAACAGATTTTGACGGGAATTTTTGTTTGACAATTCCACAAGACAAAACCGTTTTTATCGAATTACCATTCTGTTTTGACCAAATATTTCGTGAAATAAAACCGACTGACAACACAATTGAACTGAAAATCGGAAAGGGTAAGCGGAAATCAAAAAAAGCGACTCGAAGTTGGATAAAAGTGAAAACGGAATTGAATACTGAACTGAATAAAATATATAACAGTACGGAATATAAAACTGCGGAGAAAAACATCTGCAGGTAA
- a CDS encoding IS3 family transposase (programmed frameshift), translated as MKKSKFTESQIIKALKENEQGRKVGDISREMGIDTSTFYYWRKKYGGMEVAHMKRLKELEEENRKLKQMYADASLDIRMLKDVLSKKFLGPSDKKQRAKYLQEAYSVCVSRSCGVLDLARSMWYYHSRRDDTEVVDALSRLAEELPTRGFEVYYKRLRREGRNWNRKRVLRVYRSMNLKLRRKHKKRLPARTKNPLGAPMELNEVWSMDFMADVLSDGRKIRVFNVMDDCNREALAMDVGLNYPAIRVVETLSQLEEEIGLPKTIRCDNGPEFISKALSQWCKAKRVELQFIQPGKPMQNGYMERLNRFYREDVLDAYWFNDLHQVRALTQKWMEDYNTRHPHSSIGDMPPREYKKRFGEEFFPETDNINDNFMNLAMS; from the exons ATGAAAAAAAGCAAGTTTACCGAGAGCCAGATCATCAAGGCACTGAAAGAGAACGAACAGGGCCGCAAGGTGGGTGACATATCCCGTGAGATGGGGATTGACACCAGCACTTTTTATTATTGGAGGAAGAAGTACGGGGGCATGGAAGTTGCGCATATGAAGCGCTTGAAGGAACTCGAGGAGGAGAACCGCAAACTCAAGCAGATGTACGCCGATGCCAGTCTTGACATCCGTATGCTCAAGGACGTACTGTCAAAAAAGT TTCTAGGGCCTTCCGACAAGAAGCAGCGCGCCAAATATCTCCAGGAGGCCTATTCTGTATGTGTATCGCGTTCCTGTGGGGTACTGGACCTTGCCCGGTCGATGTGGTACTACCATAGCAGGAGGGACGACACCGAGGTCGTCGATGCCCTTTCCAGGCTGGCCGAAGAGCTGCCGACAAGGGGATTCGAGGTGTATTACAAGCGTTTGCGTCGCGAAGGCCGCAACTGGAACAGGAAACGGGTGTTGAGGGTCTACAGGTCCATGAACCTAAAACTCAGGAGGAAGCACAAGAAGAGGCTTCCTGCAAGGACAAAGAACCCACTGGGGGCCCCGATGGAGCTCAACGAGGTCTGGAGCATGGACTTTATGGCCGATGTGCTGTCCGATGGAAGGAAGATAAGGGTGTTCAATGTGATGGACGACTGCAACCGGGAGGCACTGGCCATGGACGTGGGGCTGAACTATCCGGCGATAAGGGTAGTGGAGACCTTATCACAACTGGAGGAGGAAATAGGCCTGCCAAAGACCATACGCTGCGACAACGGTCCGGAGTTCATATCCAAGGCCCTATCACAATGGTGCAAGGCCAAACGTGTCGAGCTGCAGTTCATCCAGCCCGGCAAGCCCATGCAGAACGGATATATGGAACGCCTGAACAGGTTTTACAGGGAGGATGTGCTCGATGCCTATTGGTTCAACGACCTCCACCAAGTAAGGGCACTGACCCAAAAATGGATGGAGGATTACAATACAAGGCATCCCCATTCATCCATCGGGGATATGCCGCCCAGGGAATACAAGAAACGTTTCGGGGAAGAATTCTTCCCCGAAACAGACAACATTAATGATAATTTTATGAATTTAGCGATGTCCTAA
- a CDS encoding aspartate/glutamate racemase family protein, with amino-acid sequence MKKIGFVGGISWTSTLDYYKYLNQGINEKLGGLNSAECIINSLNFSDIQNKGWTNSFDLIFGACKNLVSSNVDAIVLCANTAHLFADKIQSKIDIPIIHIGEATAIEIKKEKLNKVGLLGTKFTMEMDFYRNKLKEYNIETIIPSEKKDVEEIQDIVKNELGKGFVTKESKKKFIGYANGLIERGAQGIILGCTEIPMLIGQEDFKLPVFDTTKIHVESIINFALDIEKPVANNV; translated from the coding sequence ATGAAAAAAATAGGATTTGTAGGAGGAATTAGTTGGACTTCAACGTTGGATTATTATAAATACCTCAATCAAGGAATCAATGAAAAACTAGGCGGTTTAAACTCTGCCGAATGTATAATAAATTCATTGAATTTTTCCGATATTCAAAACAAAGGATGGACTAATTCTTTTGACCTAATTTTCGGTGCTTGCAAAAACCTGGTCTCTAGTAATGTAGATGCTATAGTTTTGTGCGCTAACACAGCACATTTATTCGCTGACAAAATTCAATCAAAAATTGACATTCCTATTATTCATATCGGAGAAGCTACTGCAATAGAAATTAAAAAAGAAAAGTTAAACAAGGTAGGACTGTTAGGTACAAAATTTACAATGGAAATGGATTTTTACCGAAATAAACTGAAAGAATATAACATTGAGACCATTATTCCATCAGAAAAAAAAGATGTAGAAGAAATACAAGATATCGTCAAAAATGAACTTGGGAAAGGATTTGTAACTAAAGAATCCAAGAAAAAATTTATCGGATATGCAAATGGATTAATTGAGAGAGGAGCCCAAGGAATTATTTTAGGCTGTACTGAAATACCTATGTTAATTGGACAAGAGGATTTTAAATTACCCGTATTCGATACTACTAAAATCCACGTTGAAAGTATCATCAATTTCGCATTGGACATTGAAAAGCCTGTTGCCAACAATGTATAA
- a CDS encoding GNAT family N-acetyltransferase, protein MAQIVFKRLTEIEKHELIDLMNHPLVRRQMPLLSGDFDETACDRFIAAKEKFWAEHGYGPWAFSIDGEFAGWGGVQPEYDIVDLALVLHPKFWGMGKVIYHKIIHFAFIQMGFPSVTILFPPTRTRVQGLTKLGFQEDGTTYVDNEKFVRYTLRNEQYI, encoded by the coding sequence ATGGCGCAGATAGTTTTTAAGCGATTGACCGAGATTGAAAAGCATGAGCTGATAGATCTCATGAACCATCCTTTGGTAAGACGGCAAATGCCGTTATTGAGTGGAGATTTTGATGAAACAGCATGCGATAGATTCATTGCTGCCAAAGAAAAGTTTTGGGCTGAACATGGGTATGGCCCTTGGGCCTTTAGTATCGACGGGGAATTTGCAGGTTGGGGTGGCGTACAGCCCGAATATGATATCGTAGACTTGGCTTTGGTTTTACATCCAAAATTTTGGGGCATGGGCAAAGTCATCTACCATAAAATTATTCACTTTGCTTTTATTCAAATGGGATTTCCTTCCGTGACCATTTTGTTTCCACCTACCCGAACACGGGTCCAGGGCTTAACCAAACTTGGATTTCAAGAGGATGGAACAACGTATGTTGACAATGAAAAATTTGTTCGATATACATTGCGTAATGAGCAATATATTTAG
- a CDS encoding PepSY domain-containing protein yields the protein MGKRKKQARVLRIFRKIHRTTGALLFIFFFFISVTGLLLGWKKDTNGVILPKTQEGTTSNLQEWLSVDSLHNIACHTLRTSVSPDLSLELDRIDMRKDKGSVKFVFVEQYYEIQLDGATGNVLSIGQRKSDFLENVHDGSILDRYLGTSGAIKLVYTSVMGVSLLMFTITGFWLWYGPKKMRKTSKTSPKVRSKKSAVNAVS from the coding sequence ATGGGCAAAAGAAAGAAGCAAGCGAGAGTGTTGCGCATTTTTAGAAAGATTCATCGAACCACGGGAGCATTACTTTTTATATTTTTCTTTTTTATATCCGTAACCGGACTATTGCTGGGCTGGAAAAAGGACACCAATGGGGTTATTTTGCCAAAAACGCAAGAAGGAACCACATCCAACTTACAGGAATGGCTTTCTGTAGACAGCTTGCACAATATTGCCTGCCATACATTGCGCACGTCGGTATCCCCGGACCTATCGTTGGAACTGGACCGAATAGACATGCGAAAGGACAAGGGTTCGGTAAAGTTTGTGTTTGTGGAACAGTATTACGAGATACAACTTGACGGAGCTACAGGTAATGTCCTTTCCATTGGGCAAAGAAAATCGGATTTTCTGGAAAATGTGCACGATGGCTCCATCCTTGATCGATATTTAGGGACATCAGGAGCTATAAAATTGGTATATACTTCGGTAATGGGAGTTTCATTGTTGATGTTCACCATTACCGGATTTTGGCTTTGGTACGGTCCCAAAAAAATGCGAAAAACCAGTAAGACCAGTCCTAAGGTTAGATCTAAAAAAAGTGCCGTAAATGCCGTTTCCTGA
- a CDS encoding M20/M25/M40 family metallo-hydrolase, translating into MRIVLLFTLLLVNTPFFAQSADEKQIKAIYDMALTKGKAYDWLNYLSNQIGGRLSGSVQAQHAVEYTKEQLDSLGLDRVWLQPVMVPKWVRGTPEFAYIETKPGLTTNVPICALGGSVGTPDGGLKANIVEVQGIEDLEKLGRKKIEGKIVFYNRPMEPTLVNTFAAYSNCVDQRYSGAAEAAKFGALGVIVRSMNLRLDDYPHTGSMGYGDTPVKNRIPAAAISTNAAELLSTTLKLNPDIKFYFRQNCKQLEDVQSYNVIGEITGSTYPNEVMVVGGHLDSWDLGDGSHDDGAGCVQSMDVLRLLKETGYKPKRTLRVVLFMNEENGLRGGNKYAEVAQNKGENHVFALESDSGGFTPRGFSFDCSDENFEQVQSWKGLFEPYLIHLFEKGHSGADIGPMKNESIVLAGLVPDSQRYFDHHHAENDTFEHVNKRELELGSATMASLVYLMDKYGTVPSKKIKG; encoded by the coding sequence ATGAGAATCGTGTTGCTTTTTACCCTTTTGTTGGTAAACACCCCATTTTTTGCACAATCTGCTGATGAAAAACAAATCAAGGCCATTTATGATATGGCACTGACCAAAGGTAAGGCCTATGACTGGCTCAACTATCTTTCCAATCAGATCGGTGGGCGACTTTCTGGATCGGTACAGGCCCAACATGCGGTGGAATACACAAAGGAACAACTGGATTCGTTGGGATTAGATCGGGTATGGTTGCAACCGGTCATGGTGCCCAAGTGGGTAAGAGGTACTCCAGAGTTTGCTTATATAGAGACCAAGCCCGGGCTTACCACCAATGTGCCCATCTGCGCTTTGGGTGGTTCTGTGGGCACTCCTGATGGAGGGCTGAAAGCCAATATTGTTGAGGTGCAGGGCATAGAGGATTTGGAAAAATTGGGACGAAAAAAAATAGAAGGTAAAATTGTGTTTTACAATCGTCCAATGGAACCAACATTGGTAAACACCTTTGCGGCGTATTCCAATTGTGTGGACCAACGCTATTCTGGCGCGGCAGAGGCTGCCAAGTTCGGTGCTTTAGGTGTGATCGTTAGATCTATGAACCTGCGTTTGGACGATTACCCCCATACAGGTTCCATGGGATATGGCGATACGCCTGTAAAAAATAGGATTCCCGCAGCGGCCATCAGTACCAATGCGGCCGAGTTGTTGAGCACTACCTTGAAGCTAAATCCCGATATCAAATTCTACTTTAGGCAAAATTGCAAACAATTGGAAGATGTGCAGTCCTATAATGTGATTGGTGAGATTACCGGAAGCACCTATCCCAATGAGGTGATGGTGGTAGGTGGCCATTTGGATTCATGGGACTTGGGTGATGGTTCCCATGATGATGGTGCAGGATGTGTTCAGAGCATGGATGTGCTACGTTTGTTAAAAGAAACAGGCTATAAACCCAAACGCACACTACGTGTGGTGTTGTTCATGAATGAGGAAAATGGCCTCAGAGGTGGGAATAAATATGCAGAAGTGGCACAAAACAAAGGTGAAAACCATGTATTTGCCTTGGAAAGTGATTCAGGTGGGTTTACGCCCAGAGGCTTTTCTTTTGACTGCTCCGATGAAAACTTTGAGCAAGTACAAAGCTGGAAAGGCCTGTTCGAGCCTTATTTGATTCATCTTTTTGAAAAAGGCCACAGTGGTGCGGACATTGGCCCCATGAAGAACGAAAGCATTGTTCTTGCCGGACTTGTACCGGATTCACAACGTTATTTTGACCATCACCATGCCGAGAACGACACTTTTGAGCATGTAAACAAACGGGAATTGGAATTGGGGTCTGCTACTATGGCCAGTTTGGTCTACCTTATGGACAAATACGGAACCGTTCCATCCAAGAAAATCAAAGGGTAA
- a CDS encoding PPK2 family polyphosphate kinase yields MEKIDTDSYKVKSEVKITQLNTYEDFGASNKELKKELKEIRKKLGDFQDTLYAHGKYGVLLCLQGMDTAGKDSLIREVFKDFNVRGVVVHSFKVPTSLELKHDYLWRHYIALPERGKFSVFNRTHYENVLVTKVHPEYILNENLPGIESVSDIDATFWEKRYQQINEFEEHVAQNGTIIFKFFLHLSKEEQRQRLLRRIRLKRKNWKFSPGDLKERRIWDTYQKCYEEALNKTSKEHAPWYIIPADNKKAARVIVASILHEALKKYKDIEEPELDEEIKANLETFKQELEKETP; encoded by the coding sequence ATGGAAAAAATTGACACAGATTCATATAAGGTAAAAAGCGAGGTAAAAATAACTCAACTAAACACCTACGAAGATTTTGGCGCGTCAAATAAAGAGCTTAAAAAAGAGTTGAAGGAGATCCGCAAAAAATTGGGCGATTTTCAAGACACCCTGTACGCTCATGGAAAATATGGTGTTCTACTTTGTTTACAAGGTATGGATACCGCAGGAAAGGATAGCCTTATCCGAGAGGTGTTCAAGGATTTCAATGTACGGGGTGTCGTGGTACACAGCTTTAAGGTGCCCACTTCCTTAGAGTTAAAACACGATTACCTATGGCGACACTACATTGCCTTGCCAGAAAGAGGCAAGTTTTCGGTCTTTAACCGCACCCATTACGAGAATGTGCTGGTCACCAAGGTACACCCAGAATACATCTTGAATGAAAACCTGCCCGGAATAGAGTCCGTTTCTGATATTGATGCAACTTTTTGGGAAAAGCGGTACCAACAAATCAATGAATTTGAGGAGCATGTGGCCCAAAACGGAACCATCATATTCAAGTTTTTTCTGCATTTATCCAAAGAAGAACAACGCCAGCGTTTGTTACGGAGAATTCGACTAAAACGAAAAAATTGGAAATTTTCCCCAGGCGATTTGAAAGAGCGAAGGATTTGGGACACCTACCAAAAGTGTTATGAAGAGGCCCTGAACAAAACCTCAAAGGAACACGCTCCTTGGTATATCATTCCGGCCGACAATAAAAAAGCGGCCAGGGTCATTGTGGCCTCCATTCTGCACGAAGCGTTAAAAAAGTACAAAGATATTGAGGAACCCGAGCTAGACGAGGAAATAAAGGCTAATTTAGAAACCTTTAAACAGGAACTGGAAAAAGAGACCCCATGA